A DNA window from Pogona vitticeps strain Pit_001003342236 chromosome 2, PviZW2.1, whole genome shotgun sequence contains the following coding sequences:
- the LOC144586650 gene encoding uncharacterized protein LOC144586650: MPLTRSKIADMSEVKDPQIDQGSEDEFGSVQGDSTGEQDPELRKILLAQQHELRVREMEEREREKQRQFELERERERMEMERERERIALEKERMAFELRKLEMMNQNNNNNRDSEGGQLSKADLKKFPVYHKGDCPEVFFSLVERAFVDFSVRETEKMTIMRSLISGSLAEVYAEMPEERMKDFAEFKKLVFARHGINAEQLRQRFRSLTKKPEQTFTQVGAQLVRLLEKWLSQEGTETYEQLKDLIALEQFYSVLHGELKFQVRERKPKSVAAAAEIADFISQIRKPLGEGKSVGKPKETYSKYSQGPGKSQQGGGAHGEGKPSGMKPSPQNLEGKPKQEERESKYTRKCYFCQGKGHLISECEKLKQLKGMVPQNSSGTKPKAVFCVQKEQGSVSQREPVAMATQSGTATSADQAEENGPLIEVKRCLLVKTDSQLFETAGVDVGILDRQYRGLRDTCSQVTLCHPDIIPREFIIPNESMKVAGIEGQIISLPVAEVPVNFQGWRGDWRIAISSTLPAAVLVGNDLAEHVKRVLVITRSQATTGTVQGGNGEPETEAGGGSSEAVVETLTTDSRFGQEQKADATLQKCFEQVTDAQLTPETPVRFLEKKGILYRETLRNISKGGDGIRSQLVVPEKYRPMILQRGHSDMFAAHLGVNKTQQRITQNFYWPDIGKQIREFCKQCDVCQRQGNNRDRTKAKLCPLPVIDTPFKCIGVDIVGPLPKATKRGNRFILTIVDHATRYPEAIPLTNIETNTVADALVGYMSRMGFASEIITDLGASFTSKLMKRLWQICGIKHKETTAYHPESNGLTEKFNGTLMRMIRAYLAENPNNWDQKLQSLLFAYRSVPQASTGFSPFELLFGRRVKGPLDLIKQNWEQITQDDPQDVVTYIDTLMNDLKRNLELAAENLQAQKVKQKTWYDRKARERHFDPGEEVLWLRPCRENKLQLKWAGPYRVISKMSDLNYLIEQEENQARRVVHVNALKPYYRGEQRVLFAIKAAESEEAELPFWEGRGEVKYNPEEVKISPALTQDQQQELKMLLSKYQQVFSNKPGIVKGVMHRIHTGDAPPQAVSPYRVTGPYRDKVRKELDEMLRENIIVPSSSPWSSPIVLVDKPDGSIRFCVDYRKLNRVTTPDAYPMPRLDNLIETIGGCRFISSLDLVKGYWQLRIDPRDQEKTAFCSPFGLYEFRVLSFGLRNAPATFQRLMDQTLAGLSDFTVAYIDDIGIFSNTWEDHLIHLELVLQRLSAAGLTVKASKCQLGSPEIKYLGHMVGGGMIKPLKAKIEAVRDWPRPHTKKKVKSFLGLVGYYRKFIPRFSEIAAPLTDLTRKKADDRIPWTSDCEAAFQRLKEALINYPVLRAPDFDREFIIYTDASNSGVGAVLCQEDENGGQHPVSYLSRKLQKGL; this comes from the exons atgcccttgactcgaagcaagatagcagacatgagtgaagtgaaagacccccagattgaccaaggttctgaggatgaatttggctcagtgcaaggtgacagcacaggagagcaagacccagaactcagaaaaatactcctagcccaacagcatgaactgagggtgagggaaatggaggaaagggaaagagagaaacagcggcaatttgaattagagagagagagagaaagaatggaaatggagagggagagagagagaattgctctggaaaaagaaagaatggcgtttgaattaagaaaactggaaatgatgaaccagaacaataataataatagggattctgagggaggccaactgtctaaggctgacctgaagaaattccctgtgtaccacaagggagattgtcctgaggtgttcttttccttagtggaaagagcgtttgtggacttctcagtgagggaaactgagaagatgaccatcatgcgatctttaatcagtggtagcctggctgaggtttatgccgagatgcctgaggaacggatgaaagattttgcagagtttaaaaaactggtgtttgcaagacatgggataaatgcagagcagctgagacaaaggttcaggtccctcaccaagaagccagaacagacttttacccaagtgggggcccaattggtgaggctgcttgagaaatggctgtcgcaggagggaacagagacctatgaacagcttaaagacttgatagccctggaacagttctattcagttctgcatggggaattgaaattccaggtgagggaaaggaaaccgaaatctgtggcagcagccgcagaaatcgcggattttatctcccaaataagaaagcccttgggtgaggggaaatctgtaggtaaacccaaagaaacctacagcaagtactctcagggaccagggaaaagccagcaagggggaggggcccatggtgaagggaagccctcaggcatgaaaccaagccctcagaatttggagggaaaaccgaaacaagaggagagagaatccaaatacactagaaaatgctatttctgtcagggaaagggtcatctgatctcagagtgtgagaaattaaagcagctaaaaggaatggtgcctcagaattctagtgggaccaagccaaaagctgtgttctgtgtccagaaagagcaaggctcagtgtcacagagggagcctgttgccatggctactcagtctggaacagctacctctgctgatcaggctgaggaaaatggtcctcttatagaggtgaagcgctgcttgctggtaaaaacagattctcagttgtttgagacagccggggtggacgtaggaatacttgaccgtcagtatagggggctgcgggacacttgttcccaggtaaccctgtgccatccagatattattcctagggagtttataatcccaaatgagagcatgaaggtggcagggattgaggggcagataatctctctgccagtagcagaggtacctgtcaactttcaaggctggaggggagattggcggatagcgatttcatcgactctgccagcagccgtgctcgtgggaaatgacctggctgaacatgtgaaacgggtgctagtgattacacgctcacaagccaccacagggacagttcaggggggtaatggtgagccagagacggaagcaggtgggggaagttcagaagctgtggtggaaaccttaaccacagacagcagatttggacaggagcaaaaggcagacgccactctccaaaagtgttttgaacaggtgactgacgcccagctaacacctgagaccccagtgagatttctggagaaaaaggggattttatatagagaaaccctgaggaatatctcaaaagggggagatgggatcagaagtcagctggtggtacctgaaaagtatcgccccatgatcttacaaagggggcactctgacatgtttgctgcacacttaggagtgaacaaaacacagcagagaatcacacagaatttctactggcctgacatagggaagcagatcagggagttctgtaaacaatgtgatgtgtgtcaaaggcaggggaataaccgcgacaggactaaagcaaagttgtgccctttgcctgtgattgacactccgttcaaatgcataggggtggatattgtgggacctttgcccaaggccacaaagagggggaacaggttcattctaacaattgtggaccatgccacaaggtatcctgaagccatacccttgactaacattgaaactaacacagtggccgatgctttggtggggtatatgtccaggatgggatttgcctcagagataatcacagatttgggcgcatcgttcacatcaaagctcatgaaacgcttatggcagatctgtggaattaagcacaaggaaaccactgcttatcatcctgaaagcaatgggttaactgagaagttcaatgggactctaatgcgcatgattagggcttacttggcagagaatccaaacaattgggaccagaagctgcaatcccttttgtttgcttatcgatcagtgccacaagccagtaccgggtttagtccatttgaacttctatttgggagacgggtgaaagggccccttgatttgatcaaacaaaattgggagcagatcacccaggatgacccacaagacgttgtgacttacatagacaccttgatgaatgacctaaagcgaaatctagagctggcagcagaaaacctgcaagcgcagaaggtcaaacagaaaacatggtatgaccgcaaagctagagagaggcactttgacccaggggaggaagtgctctggcttaggccctgcagagagaataaactgcagctcaaatgggcaggaccatatagggtcatttccaagatgtcagacctgaactacctaatagagcaggaggagaaccaagcaaggagggtggttcatgtgaatgccctaaaaccctactacagaggggaacagagggttttattcgcgataaaagcagctgagagtgaggaagctgaattacccttctgggagggtagaggggaagtaaaatacaacccagaggaggtaaagatcagtcctgcactcacccaagaccagcagcaagaactaaaaatgctgcttagcaaatatcaacaggtgttttccaacaagccggggatagtgaagggagtgatgcatcggatccacacaggggatgcacccccgcaggcagtatccccataccgagtaacgggaccctatagggacaaggtgcggaaggagctggacgagatgctgagggagaacataatcgtcccctcttctagtccttggtcctctccgatagtccttgtggacaagcctgatgggagcattaggttttgtgttgattacaggaaattaaaccgtgtaaccactcctgatgcctacccaatgcccaggctagacaacctgattgaaaccatagggggttgtcggttcatctcatcattggacctggtaaagggatattggcaattaagaattgatcccagggatcaagaaaagactgccttttgcagcccttttggtctctatgagtttcgagtcctgagctttggtctcagaaatgcaccagccacattccaaaggctgatggaccagaccttggcagggctcagtgactttacagtggcctacattgacgacatagggatcttcagtaatacctgggaagatcacctgatacacctggagttagtgctgcagaggttaagtgcagcagggctaacagtaaaggccagcaagtgtcagctgggtagcccagaaataaaatacttgggtcacatggtagggggaggaatgataaaacccctgaaggccaaaatagaagctgttcgtgattggcctagaccccacaccaagaaaaaggtcaaatcatttcttgggttggtgggctactacagaaagttcatcccgaggtttagcgagattgcggctccgctgaccgatctgacgaggaagaaggctgatgaccgcatcccgtggaccagcgactgtgaggcggcgttccagaggttgaaggaggcgttaatcaactatcctgtcctgcgtgctccagacttcgaccgggagttcatcatctacaccgatgcgtctaacagcggggtaggagcagttctgtgccaggaggatgagaatggtggccagcatccagtgtcctacctgagtaggaaacttcaaaaag gactatga